In the genome of candidate division KSB1 bacterium, one region contains:
- a CDS encoding citrate (Si)-synthase, with translation MATIREKLAEKVPQWREEIGKLVKEHGNDVIGEVTVQQIYGGMRGVRCLVCDTSYVDPEKGLIIRGYPISTLTDRLPEEIIWLLLTGDLPTPEERDQFIQELAARRNVPEGVWRTLEAMPEDSHPMTMLSVAALVMEKDSVFKKKYDEGVRKEDYWIWTLEDALDLMARMPVVAAGIYRLRYKKGPRIPSDPKLDMGADYARMLGLPNPNGELEKLMRLYLVLHCDHESGNVSAFTTHTVASALSNIYYAYSAGMNGLAGPLHGLANQETLKWIQKLRERFGGVPTHEQLRDFTWETLNSGQVIPGYGHAVLRQTDPRFTAFLEFGKKYCADDEIFQIVVRLFEVVPDILKQTGKVKDPYPNVDAGSGALLWHYGMTEYDYYTVIFGISRAFGVCAQTVVSRAILEPITRPKSVTTEWIKQQVGAA, from the coding sequence ATGGCTACGATTCGCGAGAAGCTTGCCGAGAAGGTTCCGCAGTGGAGGGAGGAGATCGGCAAGCTGGTAAAGGAACATGGCAACGACGTGATCGGCGAGGTTACCGTCCAGCAGATTTACGGGGGGATGCGGGGCGTGCGCTGTCTGGTCTGCGACACCTCCTACGTGGATCCGGAGAAAGGGTTGATCATCCGAGGCTACCCCATTAGCACGCTGACGGACCGACTTCCCGAGGAGATCATCTGGCTCCTGCTGACCGGCGACCTACCTACGCCCGAGGAGCGCGACCAGTTCATCCAGGAGCTTGCGGCGCGCCGCAACGTCCCGGAGGGGGTCTGGAGAACCCTGGAGGCCATGCCCGAAGACTCCCATCCCATGACCATGCTCAGCGTGGCCGCCCTCGTGATGGAAAAGGATTCGGTGTTCAAGAAGAAGTACGACGAGGGGGTGCGCAAGGAGGACTATTGGATCTGGACCCTGGAAGATGCCCTCGACCTCATGGCTCGTATGCCGGTGGTGGCTGCCGGCATCTACCGCCTGCGCTACAAGAAGGGACCGCGCATCCCGAGCGACCCGAAGCTGGACATGGGCGCCGACTACGCTCGCATGCTCGGCCTCCCCAACCCGAACGGGGAACTGGAGAAGCTGATGCGACTCTACCTTGTCCTCCACTGTGACCATGAAAGCGGCAATGTCAGCGCCTTCACGACCCACACCGTCGCCTCCGCCCTTTCCAATATCTACTATGCCTATTCCGCCGGGATGAACGGCCTGGCCGGCCCCCTGCACGGGCTCGCCAACCAGGAAACCCTCAAGTGGATCCAGAAGCTGCGCGAGCGCTTCGGCGGCGTCCCGACTCACGAGCAGCTCCGCGACTTCACCTGGGAGACCCTCAATTCCGGGCAGGTGATTCCGGGCTATGGCCACGCTGTGCTGCGCCAGACGGACCCGCGCTTCACCGCATTCCTCGAGTTCGGCAAGAAGTACTGTGCGGACGACGAGATCTTCCAGATCGTCGTTCGCCTGTTCGAGGTCGTGCCGGACATCCTCAAGCAGACCGGCAAGGTGAAGGACCCGTATCCCAACGTCGACGCCGGCTCAGGCGCGCTCCTGTGGCACTACGGGATGACCGAGTACGACTACTACACCGTGATCTTCGGCATCTCCCGCGCTTTCGGCGTCTGTGCTCAGACGGTCGTGAGCCGAGCCATACTTGAACCCATCACCCGACCCAAGTCCGTCACCACGGAGTGGATCAAGCAGCAGGTAGGCGCAGCCTGA
- the polA gene encoding DNA polymerase I codes for MENGKEVYLVDGSALAYKSYFAFARNPLTNSRGENTSAVFGFTRSLLKILDEQKPSHLAVVFDTPVPTFRHRDFEEYKIQRPPMPADLAAQLSRIKEVAEALRVPVLEVPGFEADDVIGTLARRAAEAGLHVTIVSGDKDLAQLVGERIRLYNPRKAGEETEVLDAAAVEEKMGIPPDRIPDFLALAGDPVDNIPGVKGIGPKTAEKLLREFGSLEAIYANLEAVQPERVRKLLEEHEEEARLSKRLATVATDVDIQVDLEDLRVGQPDRPRLLQLFRELEFHSLLERFAPTTVATDRHEYRILRTREELRELAQSLRQAGTFAVDLETTSLDPLRARLVGISFAWAEGVACYVPARGPSGSRLELTETDILEELRPILEDPGLKKVGQNIKYDLLVLRRAGVELRGIYFDTMVAAYLLNPSERQHNLDSLSLEYLNYKKIATSSLIGKRGKEQLSMDQVAVEVVGEYACEDADITWRLYRVLEPKLREAGLEKLFHEVEMPLVEVLADMEYTGVRLDLEYLKEMSRQLESELRGLEEKIYQLAGERFNINSPQQIGRVLFDKLKLPARRRTKTGYSTDVRVLEELASQHELPRLLLEYRQLAKLKSTYVDALPQMVNPRTGRVHTSYNQTITATGRLSSSEPNLQNIPIRTEIGRQIRRAFIPSSPDNVLLDADYSQIELRIMAHLSGDRRLRESFERDEDIHTRTAALIFGLEPEEVTPEHRRRAKEVNFGIIYGMGPYGLAQRLEISPEEAQRFITGYFATYPKVHDFILATIQRARRDGYVTTLLNRRRYLPDILSENQRVREFAERTAINTPIQGTAADLIKVAMVRIWRELRRRGLRARMILQVHDELVFDVPKDELEEVKELVKHEMEGAIHLDVPVKVEIGVGSNWLEAAH; via the coding sequence ATGGAGAACGGGAAGGAAGTCTACCTGGTCGACGGATCGGCGCTCGCTTACAAGTCGTACTTCGCCTTTGCTCGCAATCCCCTCACCAATTCGAGGGGGGAGAACACTTCCGCGGTGTTCGGCTTCACCCGCTCGTTGCTGAAGATTCTGGATGAGCAAAAGCCCTCCCACCTTGCTGTGGTGTTCGACACCCCGGTGCCGACGTTCCGTCACCGGGATTTTGAGGAGTACAAGATTCAGCGCCCACCCATGCCCGCGGACTTGGCGGCTCAGCTTTCGCGGATCAAGGAAGTGGCGGAAGCTCTGCGGGTACCCGTCCTGGAGGTTCCCGGCTTTGAGGCGGATGACGTGATCGGGACGTTGGCTCGCCGCGCGGCCGAGGCGGGCTTGCACGTCACCATCGTGTCCGGAGACAAGGATCTGGCGCAGCTGGTTGGGGAACGGATCCGCCTCTACAATCCCCGAAAGGCGGGCGAGGAGACGGAGGTTCTGGATGCCGCGGCTGTGGAGGAAAAAATGGGCATTCCCCCCGACCGCATCCCCGATTTCCTCGCCCTGGCCGGCGATCCGGTCGACAACATCCCCGGAGTCAAGGGTATTGGCCCCAAGACCGCCGAGAAGCTGCTTCGGGAATTCGGCTCCCTCGAAGCCATTTACGCAAACCTCGAGGCCGTCCAGCCCGAAAGGGTCCGGAAGCTACTGGAGGAGCACGAGGAAGAGGCCAGGCTCTCCAAAAGACTGGCCACGGTGGCCACAGACGTAGATATTCAGGTGGACCTGGAGGACCTGCGCGTGGGGCAGCCCGATCGGCCGCGGCTCCTGCAGCTTTTCCGGGAGCTCGAGTTCCATTCCCTCCTCGAGCGCTTCGCCCCGACTACCGTCGCTACCGACCGGCACGAGTATCGGATCCTGCGCACCCGCGAAGAGCTGCGAGAGCTGGCGCAGTCTCTGCGCCAGGCGGGTACCTTCGCCGTAGACCTGGAGACGACCTCCCTCGATCCGCTGCGCGCCCGCCTGGTCGGGATTTCGTTCGCCTGGGCGGAAGGCGTCGCCTGCTACGTCCCGGCGCGAGGACCGTCGGGCAGCCGCCTCGAGCTGACCGAGACCGATATCCTGGAGGAGCTGAGGCCGATCCTCGAGGACCCCGGCCTAAAGAAGGTCGGCCAGAACATCAAGTACGACCTCCTGGTCCTGCGCAGAGCAGGTGTCGAACTCCGTGGGATCTACTTCGACACGATGGTCGCTGCCTATCTCCTCAATCCGTCTGAGCGGCAGCACAACCTCGATAGCCTGAGTCTGGAGTATCTCAACTACAAGAAGATCGCCACCAGCTCGCTCATCGGCAAGAGGGGCAAGGAGCAGCTCTCCATGGACCAGGTGGCGGTGGAGGTGGTGGGGGAGTACGCCTGTGAAGACGCCGATATCACCTGGCGCCTCTACCGCGTCCTCGAGCCGAAACTTCGGGAGGCCGGCCTCGAAAAGCTCTTCCACGAGGTCGAAATGCCCCTCGTCGAGGTCCTGGCGGACATGGAGTACACAGGTGTTCGTCTTGATCTGGAGTACCTAAAGGAGATGTCCCGCCAGCTGGAATCGGAGCTCAGGGGCCTGGAGGAGAAGATCTACCAGTTGGCGGGGGAGCGTTTCAACATCAACTCGCCGCAGCAGATCGGGCGTGTACTGTTCGACAAGCTCAAACTTCCGGCCCGACGTCGCACCAAAACGGGCTACTCAACCGACGTCCGCGTCCTGGAGGAGCTGGCCAGCCAGCACGAGTTGCCTCGCCTTCTGCTGGAGTACCGGCAGCTCGCGAAGCTCAAATCCACCTACGTCGACGCTCTGCCCCAGATGGTGAACCCCCGTACCGGACGGGTGCACACCTCTTACAATCAGACAATCACCGCCACGGGTCGCCTGAGCTCCAGCGAGCCCAACCTCCAGAACATCCCGATCCGGACGGAGATCGGCCGCCAGATACGCCGCGCCTTTATCCCCTCCTCGCCGGACAACGTGCTTCTGGATGCGGACTACTCCCAGATTGAGCTGCGGATCATGGCCCACCTGAGCGGGGACCGAAGGCTGCGAGAAAGCTTTGAGCGGGACGAGGACATCCACACGCGCACCGCGGCCCTCATCTTCGGTCTGGAGCCGGAGGAGGTGACGCCCGAGCACCGGCGAAGGGCCAAGGAGGTCAACTTCGGGATTATCTACGGAATGGGCCCCTACGGTCTCGCCCAGCGCCTCGAGATCAGCCCAGAAGAGGCGCAGCGGTTCATTACCGGCTACTTCGCTACCTACCCCAAGGTGCACGACTTTATCCTGGCCACCATCCAGCGCGCCCGGCGGGATGGCTATGTGACCACCCTCCTAAATCGAAGAAGGTATCTACCGGACATCCTCAGCGAGAACCAGCGGGTACGGGAGTTCGCGGAGCGGACCGCCATCAATACGCCCATCCAGGGGACGGCCGCCGATCTCATCAAGGTGGCGATGGTGCGCATCTGGCGCGAGCTGCGCCGGCGCGGACTGCGCGCCCGGATGATTCTGCAGGTCCACGACGAGCTGGTCTTCGACGTGCCTAAGGACGAGCTCGAAGAGGTCAAGGAGCTTGTGAAGCACGAGATGGAAGGGGCCATTCACCTCGACGTTCCTGTCAAGGTCGAGATCGGCGTGGGAAGCAACTGGCTGGAGGCCGCCCATTGA
- the epmA gene encoding EF-P lysine aminoacylase EpmA — MTVRGVATSPNWQRIRTDARLRQNLEIRQRVYQGIRDFFAARDFLEVDVPVLIPLPGMEPHLHPIAATIHDRRGRAYRFYLHTSPEYSLKKLLAGGLERIYAITHAFRDYEVSETHNVEFALLEWYRAGADYRDLMQDCEELLVYLAERLCGSRVLRYRGREIDLAPPWPRVTVRQVMRQFAGVEVSGSTSLSELVEIARAKGYNEVQPDWPWEDVFYLLFLNEVEPHFPLDRPLILYDYPAPMAALARRREEDPFTAERFELYIGGLELANAFSELTDPVEQRARLVQERQERIRLRRHVYPVDESFLEALEIGLPPSAGIALGVDRLVMLFADAAEVREVIPFPTRDLIRDWRKSHKLPSGSE, encoded by the coding sequence TTGACGGTCCGGGGGGTTGCAACCTCGCCTAATTGGCAGCGAATCCGCACCGACGCACGCCTGCGCCAGAACCTGGAGATCCGCCAGCGTGTCTACCAGGGGATTCGCGATTTTTTTGCGGCGCGGGACTTCCTCGAGGTGGATGTGCCGGTCTTGATTCCCCTACCCGGCATGGAGCCGCACCTCCATCCCATAGCCGCCACCATTCACGATCGGAGAGGAAGAGCCTACCGCTTTTACCTCCACACATCACCAGAGTACAGTCTCAAGAAGCTGCTCGCAGGCGGCCTGGAGAGAATCTACGCCATCACCCATGCCTTTCGGGACTACGAGGTCTCCGAGACGCACAACGTGGAGTTTGCCCTCCTGGAGTGGTACCGGGCAGGAGCGGATTACCGGGACCTGATGCAGGACTGTGAGGAGCTCCTGGTCTACCTCGCCGAGCGGCTTTGCGGATCGCGGGTGCTTCGCTATCGTGGGAGGGAGATCGATCTGGCGCCCCCCTGGCCTCGGGTCACCGTACGCCAAGTGATGCGTCAGTTCGCCGGGGTAGAGGTGAGTGGGTCGACCTCGTTGAGCGAGCTGGTAGAGATCGCCCGCGCCAAGGGCTACAACGAGGTTCAGCCCGACTGGCCGTGGGAAGACGTGTTCTATCTTCTCTTCCTGAACGAAGTGGAGCCGCATTTTCCCCTCGATCGTCCGCTGATCCTCTACGACTACCCCGCACCCATGGCGGCCTTGGCCCGGCGCAGGGAGGAAGACCCCTTTACAGCCGAGCGGTTCGAGCTTTACATCGGTGGGCTGGAGCTGGCCAATGCGTTCAGCGAGCTCACGGACCCTGTGGAGCAGCGCGCCCGTCTGGTTCAGGAGCGGCAGGAACGGATCCGCCTGAGACGCCACGTCTACCCGGTCGATGAGTCGTTTCTGGAGGCCCTCGAGATCGGCCTCCCACCATCGGCGGGGATCGCCCTGGGGGTGGATCGCTTGGTGATGCTTTTCGCCGATGCCGCCGAGGTGCGAGAAGTCATTCCGTTCCCCACGCGAGACCTGATCCGAGACTGGCGAAAGAGTCACAAGCTTCCTTCCGGCTCGGAATAG
- a CDS encoding (2Fe-2S)-binding protein, translating to MAETKDSLSRRGFLKGIGTGVLGATIAPKVRFPEAPAPAAWDGKLPVVLRVNGKEHRLLLEPRTTLVRALRDHLGLTGTKLGCDRGECGCCTVLMDNKPVYSCQILAVEAQDHEITTIEGLVQGEELDPLQKAFVEHDAMQCGFCTPGQVMAAKGLLLKNPNPTREEIVRGMSGNLCRCAAYPGILRAVEAVVRQRRG from the coding sequence ATGGCGGAGACCAAGGACAGCCTTTCGAGGCGTGGCTTTCTGAAGGGGATCGGAACAGGCGTGTTGGGGGCTACAATCGCTCCGAAGGTGCGCTTTCCGGAGGCGCCCGCGCCCGCGGCTTGGGACGGGAAGCTTCCGGTCGTCCTCCGCGTGAACGGCAAGGAGCACAGACTGCTTCTGGAGCCGCGCACGACCCTCGTCCGTGCCCTCCGCGATCACCTTGGGCTTACGGGCACAAAGTTGGGCTGCGATCGGGGCGAGTGCGGCTGCTGCACGGTCCTGATGGACAACAAGCCGGTCTACTCCTGCCAGATCCTGGCGGTCGAGGCCCAGGACCACGAGATCACCACCATTGAGGGCTTGGTACAGGGGGAGGAGCTGGATCCCTTGCAGAAGGCCTTTGTGGAGCACGATGCGATGCAATGTGGCTTCTGTACGCCTGGCCAGGTGATGGCCGCCAAGGGGCTGCTGCTGAAAAATCCGAACCCCACGCGCGAGGAGATCGTGCGGGGGATGTCCGGAAATCTCTGCCGGTGTGCGGCGTATCCAGGCATCCTGCGCGCGGTAGAAGCCGTGGTCCGACAAAGGCGGGGCTAA
- a CDS encoding xanthine dehydrogenase family protein molybdopterin-binding subunit, translated as MPGVIVRSLWDFENEWIETVAEVPERLPEPWPADRPLRVAGQGHPRVDGYQRVSGDAKYAFDIQLPRMAYGRILRSPLPHARVRAIRAEKALAVPGVIAVFSHQNMPKIPWYGNSYLFDPEVRYEGDEVALLVAESEPIADEALALLEVDYEPLPFVIDPEDALKPDAPKLHEEGNLWNGRPSVYERGDVEKGFQEADVIVEDTFRTQVAHHAQMEVHVCVANWEGDQLTVYDSTQATFAVQRALASILKLPLNKVRVVNYFMGAGFGSKLGLEKQTVMAALVARQLGRPVRIANPRKDEFLAMGNRPSSVQRLKVGAKKDGTLTAIALWSSGPGGAYRTAGADLGSPVREIYRCPNVRTEESTVHINAGPARPMRAPGHPQGTFALESILDEVAEKLGMDPLEFRIKNYAEVDQVRNRPYTSKYLREAYEAGAKAIGWYEKRNRVPGSGVGPVKRGIGMATQIWGGGGGPPAYATVEILSDGSVIVRSGSQDIGGGTRTIVAQVAAEELGIPIDRVTVIMGDTALCPYGPTSGGSVTAASITPAVLAAAVEAREQLRSYAASALEVPPDQLAWEPGRFFLKSDPSRSIRFEEAASRLRNNMIVVTGARGPNPQDYSINSFGAQFAEVEVDTETGRVRVVKIVAAHSVGRLINPLTGRCQFEGGIMMGIGFALLEQRWMDPNVGRMINTNLHEYRVPTMAEMPEIEVIIVSEPDIKANPVGGIGIGEPAIIPTAAAIANAVYNAIGVRIRELPITPYRVLEALGKA; from the coding sequence ATGCCCGGGGTGATCGTGCGTTCCCTTTGGGATTTTGAGAACGAGTGGATCGAAACGGTGGCTGAGGTCCCCGAGCGGCTGCCTGAGCCCTGGCCAGCGGATAGGCCACTGCGTGTGGCTGGCCAGGGACATCCGCGCGTGGACGGTTACCAGCGCGTTTCCGGAGACGCCAAATACGCGTTTGATATTCAGCTTCCCCGTATGGCCTATGGCAGAATCCTGCGCTCTCCTTTGCCCCACGCCCGGGTCCGGGCCATCCGCGCGGAGAAAGCCCTCGCCGTACCGGGGGTAATCGCCGTCTTCAGCCACCAGAACATGCCCAAGATCCCGTGGTACGGGAATTCCTACCTGTTCGACCCCGAGGTGCGCTACGAGGGGGACGAAGTAGCGCTCCTGGTTGCGGAGTCCGAGCCCATTGCGGACGAGGCTCTGGCCCTCCTTGAGGTGGACTACGAGCCTCTACCCTTCGTCATTGATCCCGAGGACGCCCTGAAGCCCGACGCCCCGAAGCTCCACGAGGAGGGGAATCTCTGGAACGGCCGCCCGAGCGTGTACGAGCGGGGCGACGTCGAAAAGGGATTCCAGGAGGCCGATGTTATCGTGGAGGATACCTTCCGCACTCAGGTGGCCCATCATGCTCAGATGGAGGTGCACGTCTGTGTGGCCAACTGGGAGGGCGACCAGCTCACGGTCTACGACAGCACGCAGGCCACATTCGCGGTCCAGCGCGCCCTCGCCTCTATCCTCAAGCTCCCGCTGAACAAGGTGCGGGTCGTTAACTACTTCATGGGCGCGGGCTTCGGGAGCAAATTGGGGCTGGAGAAGCAGACGGTGATGGCGGCTTTGGTGGCGCGGCAGCTGGGCCGACCCGTCCGGATCGCCAACCCGCGCAAGGACGAGTTTCTCGCGATGGGCAATCGACCTTCGTCTGTGCAGCGGCTGAAGGTCGGGGCCAAGAAAGACGGCACGCTGACGGCCATCGCTCTGTGGTCTTCGGGTCCTGGCGGCGCCTACCGCACAGCCGGGGCCGATCTCGGTAGTCCCGTGCGCGAAATCTACCGCTGTCCGAATGTGCGGACGGAGGAGTCGACGGTCCACATCAATGCGGGTCCTGCGCGGCCCATGCGGGCCCCCGGTCACCCGCAGGGGACGTTTGCCCTCGAGTCCATTCTGGACGAAGTGGCCGAAAAGCTGGGAATGGATCCGTTGGAATTCCGGATCAAGAATTATGCGGAGGTCGATCAGGTCCGCAACCGGCCCTATACGAGCAAGTACCTGCGGGAGGCGTACGAGGCGGGGGCAAAAGCGATCGGCTGGTACGAGAAGCGGAATAGAGTCCCCGGTTCTGGGGTGGGACCGGTCAAGCGCGGCATCGGGATGGCCACACAGATCTGGGGGGGCGGTGGTGGTCCCCCGGCCTACGCCACGGTGGAGATCCTGTCCGACGGCTCGGTGATCGTGCGATCCGGGTCGCAGGACATCGGAGGCGGTACGCGGACCATCGTCGCGCAGGTGGCCGCCGAAGAGCTGGGGATCCCCATCGATCGGGTGACGGTCATCATGGGCGATACGGCCCTTTGCCCGTATGGCCCCACAAGCGGGGGGAGCGTCACGGCCGCTTCGATTACCCCAGCCGTCCTGGCGGCGGCCGTCGAAGCGCGAGAACAGCTGCGTTCCTATGCCGCCTCGGCTCTCGAGGTCCCTCCGGACCAGCTGGCGTGGGAGCCGGGTCGGTTTTTCCTGAAGAGTGACCCGAGTCGATCAATCCGCTTCGAGGAAGCTGCCTCCCGTCTGCGGAACAACATGATCGTTGTGACCGGCGCCCGAGGGCCGAATCCGCAGGACTACAGCATCAATTCCTTCGGGGCGCAATTCGCCGAGGTGGAGGTGGACACGGAGACGGGACGTGTGCGCGTGGTCAAGATCGTTGCCGCCCACAGCGTTGGTCGCCTGATCAACCCCCTGACCGGCCGCTGCCAGTTCGAAGGCGGGATTATGATGGGGATTGGCTTTGCCCTGCTCGAGCAGCGATGGATGGATCCAAATGTCGGCCGGATGATCAATACCAACCTGCACGAGTACCGCGTACCGACCATGGCCGAGATGCCGGAGATCGAGGTGATCATCGTGAGCGAGCCCGACATCAAGGCCAACCCGGTGGGCGGAATCGGTATCGGCGAACCGGCGATCATCCCCACCGCAGCTGCCATTGCCAACGCAGTCTACAATGCCATCGGTGTACGGATCCGGGAGCTGCCCATTACCCCTTATCGGGTGCTCGAGGCTCTGGGCAAGGCGTGA
- a CDS encoding xanthine dehydrogenase family protein subunit M, protein MRNFEHVNARSVAEASRLLSQKGKTVAAIAGGQDLLCLLKDRLLEPDVVVNLKTIPGLNRIEFDEAKGLLLGSLVTLSELEEHPLVRRLYPALAEAAASVGSPQIRNMGTVGGNLCQRPRCWYFRGNFPCLRRGGDYCSAAAGQNRYHCILGGDPCYMVHPSDLAVPLVAYGARVEVTGPKGRRWLALEDFFVLPRVELARETVLKPGELVTAVAVPPPEGRKSAFVKFTERGAWDFAVASAAVVLGKGDGRLRGGRIVLGGVAPIPWVARKASAALVDAEASEEKLAELAELALEGAQPLSQNSYKVALTKSLVRRAMAQALAS, encoded by the coding sequence ATGAGGAATTTCGAACACGTGAACGCTCGTTCGGTCGCCGAGGCGAGCCGTCTCCTTTCGCAGAAGGGCAAGACCGTCGCGGCCATTGCGGGGGGTCAGGATCTCCTGTGCTTGTTGAAAGACAGGCTTCTGGAGCCGGATGTCGTCGTGAATCTGAAGACTATCCCGGGTCTTAACCGGATCGAATTTGACGAGGCGAAGGGGCTTCTCCTCGGGTCTCTGGTTACCCTATCGGAACTCGAGGAGCACCCTCTGGTTCGCCGGCTCTATCCGGCCCTTGCAGAGGCGGCGGCTTCGGTCGGTTCCCCGCAGATCCGGAATATGGGTACGGTGGGCGGCAACCTCTGCCAGCGGCCGCGCTGCTGGTACTTCCGGGGAAATTTCCCGTGTCTGCGCCGGGGTGGGGACTACTGTTCTGCGGCCGCGGGCCAGAACCGCTATCATTGCATCCTGGGTGGAGATCCGTGCTACATGGTGCATCCTTCAGACCTCGCCGTGCCCCTTGTCGCGTATGGGGCACGCGTAGAGGTGACGGGCCCGAAAGGGCGTCGGTGGCTGGCCCTGGAGGACTTTTTCGTCTTACCCCGGGTGGAGCTGGCGCGCGAGACCGTGCTGAAGCCTGGGGAGCTTGTAACAGCGGTAGCCGTTCCACCGCCCGAGGGGAGAAAGAGCGCCTTTGTCAAATTCACCGAACGTGGAGCGTGGGATTTCGCGGTAGCCAGCGCTGCTGTGGTCCTCGGGAAAGGAGACGGCAGGCTTCGAGGCGGCCGCATCGTGCTGGGTGGAGTGGCCCCGATCCCGTGGGTCGCTCGGAAGGCGTCCGCCGCGCTGGTCGACGCGGAGGCGTCGGAGGAGAAGCTGGCCGAGCTGGCCGAGCTGGCGCTGGAAGGTGCCCAACCCTTGTCGCAGAACTCGTACAAGGTCGCTCTGACGAAGAGTCTCGTTAGACGGGCGATGGCTCAGGCTCTGGCCTCGTAG